From a single Stomoxys calcitrans chromosome 4, idStoCalc2.1, whole genome shotgun sequence genomic region:
- the LOC131996985 gene encoding thioredoxin, mitochondrial-like, whose translation MLKIAAEGLMPCLKACVQAPWHCHNMCRRRMPNVFTATRKCLSQSQVTLKQFSIENSKEFDQKVMQNEHPVVVDFHAEWCDPCTKLTPKISAMLINSDEVDLAIIDVEKNTDLVDTFDIHSVPTVFAVQNGKIVYKFIGLVEANILKSMIDNLKSTKSKTADTASNSSDEGTA comes from the exons ATGCTTAAAATAGCAGCTGAAGGATTAATGCCTTGCCTGAAAGCCTGTGTTCAGGCCCCTTGGCATTGTCACAATATGTGTAGAAGAAGGATGCCAAATGTCTTCACAGCTACACGGAAATGTTTATCTCAAAGTCAGGTGACACTGAagcaattttcaattgaaaattccAAGGAATTTGATCAGAAG GTAATGCAAAATGAACatcctgttgttgttgattttcatGCCGAATGGTGTGATCCTTGCACAAAACTAACTCCAAAAATATCCGCGATGCTAATCAATTCAGATGAAGTAGATCTGGCCATTATAGATGTGGAGAAAAATACCGATCTGGTGGACACATTTGATATTCATTCTGTGCCCACTGTATTTGCCGTTCAAAATGGTAAAATAGTTTATAAATTTATAGGTCTCGTAGAGGCAAATATTCTTAAATCCATGATTGACAACTTGAAAAGTACAAAGTCGAAAACGGCAGACACTGCAAGCAATTCATCTGATGAAGGCACGGCGTAA
- the LOC131997226 gene encoding uncharacterized protein LOC131997226, which translates to MENCNPVSTPMDVNVKLSKEMSPKTFAEVKEMSEIPYQQAIGSLLFASQCTRPDICLAVNKLSKFNKCPGKEHWSAVKRIFRYLKGTKGAKIKFSKGENEKLAAYSDSDWANDIDERRSVTGYICILQGGPISWVSKHQPTIALSTMEAEYMALSATVQEVIWLRNLNAELNPQSQDEPTEIYCDNQSAINLASTNKYLARSKHIDVRHHFVREKKDQNIVNFVGIQTQFMVADNLTKPVPTDKHKFCSKQMGLQVI; encoded by the coding sequence ATGGAAAATTGCAATCCCGTATCGACCCCGATGGATGTCAACGTTAAACTTTCCAAGGAAATGTCTCCGAAAACATTTGCTGAAGTCAAGGAAATGTCGGAAATACCATACCAGCAAGCGATTGGTAGTTTACTGTTTGCTTCGCAATGCACAAGACCGGATATATGCTTGGCAGTCAACAAGCTAAGCAAATTCAACAAGTGTCCCGGAAAAGAACATTGGTCAGCAGTCAAACGAATATTCCGATATTTAAAAGGGACGAAAGgcgcaaaaatcaaattttctaaaggagAAAATGAGAAACTGGCCGCATATTCAGATTCAGACTGGGCAAATGATATTGATGAAAGAAGATCAGTGACTGGGTACATTTGTATATTACAAGGTGGACCAATATCCTGGGTTTCAAAACATCAACCAACTATTGCTCTTTCTACAATGGAAGCTGAATATATGGCGCTATCTGCTACGGTACAGGAAGTTATATGGCTGAGAAATTTAAATGCAGAACTCAACCCACAATCTCAAGATGAACCGACGGAGATATATTGCGATAATCAAAGCGCTATAAATTTGGCATCAACTAATAAGTATTTAGCGAGATCAAAACATATCGACGTTCGACATCATTTTGTACGCGaaaaaaaagatcaaaatatagTTAACTTCGTGGGAATCCAAACTCAATTCATGGTAGCAGATAATTTAACAAAGCCAGTACCAACTGACaagcacaaattttgttcaaaacaaATGGGCTTGCAAGTAATATAA